One window of the Synechococcus sp. CC9311 genome contains the following:
- the hisD gene encoding histidinol dehydrogenase → MRCISTAAQAEQELDRIATRTTGATQREAELRVQEILEQVKREGDQALISLTEKFDGFRPEPLRIDPGLLEQAWNDTPANLRDALDLAHRRIQDFHQRQRPSDLSVSGVHGEQIGRRWRPVHAAGLYIPGGRAAYPSTVLMNAVPAKAAGVKRIAMVTPAGANGLINTTVLAAAHIAGIREVYRVGGAQAIAALAYGTETVQKVDVISGPGNLFVTLAKKSVYGQVGIDSLAGPSEVLVIADQTAKPEQVAADLLAQAEHDPLAAAILLTTEEELSRSVPEEIERQLASHPRESICRQSLSQWGLIVTCDSLEKCANLSDRFAPEHLELLVERPRMMADRINHAGAIFIGPWSPEAVGDYLAGPNHTLPTCGAARFSGALSVETFMSHTSLIEFNKEALDATGVAVETLAMSEGLHSHANSVRIRLQ, encoded by the coding sequence ATGCGCTGCATCAGCACCGCAGCGCAAGCTGAACAAGAACTCGATCGGATCGCAACAAGAACAACAGGAGCGACCCAGAGAGAAGCGGAGCTTCGGGTCCAAGAAATTTTGGAGCAGGTCAAAAGAGAGGGAGATCAAGCTCTTATTAGCCTCACAGAGAAATTTGATGGCTTCCGCCCAGAACCTCTTCGCATCGATCCAGGTCTGCTGGAGCAAGCCTGGAATGACACGCCTGCCAACCTTCGTGATGCCTTAGATCTCGCGCACCGACGCATCCAAGACTTTCACCAGCGGCAACGTCCCTCTGACCTCAGCGTTTCTGGTGTTCACGGAGAGCAAATCGGTCGGCGCTGGCGCCCAGTCCATGCAGCAGGCCTTTACATCCCAGGGGGCAGAGCTGCATACCCCAGCACAGTTTTAATGAATGCCGTGCCTGCAAAGGCTGCAGGCGTGAAGCGAATCGCGATGGTCACCCCTGCTGGTGCCAACGGATTGATCAACACCACTGTTCTTGCAGCCGCTCACATTGCTGGGATCCGGGAGGTGTATCGGGTCGGCGGTGCACAAGCAATCGCGGCGCTGGCCTACGGAACAGAAACCGTCCAGAAGGTTGATGTCATCAGTGGACCAGGAAATCTTTTCGTGACTTTGGCCAAAAAGTCGGTCTATGGCCAGGTAGGGATTGATTCTCTGGCAGGTCCAAGTGAAGTCTTGGTGATCGCCGACCAAACGGCCAAACCAGAGCAGGTGGCGGCCGACCTGCTAGCTCAGGCAGAACATGACCCATTGGCAGCTGCCATCCTGCTCACAACTGAAGAGGAGCTCTCTCGATCCGTCCCTGAGGAGATTGAACGCCAGCTGGCGTCCCATCCACGCGAGAGCATTTGCCGGCAATCCTTAAGCCAATGGGGGCTGATCGTGACTTGCGACAGCCTTGAAAAGTGCGCAAATCTCAGCGATCGCTTCGCCCCAGAGCACTTGGAACTCCTTGTCGAGCGACCAAGAATGATGGCTGACCGCATCAACCACGCAGGTGCCATTTTTATTGGCCCATGGAGTCCAGAAGCTGTCGGAGACTACTTAGCTGGTCCTAACCACACACTCCCCACCTGCGGCGCCGCTCGGTTTAGCGGTGCCCTCAGCGTGGAGACGTTTATGAGTCACACTTCGCTCATCGAGTTCAACAAGGAAGCTCTTGATGCAACAGGGGTTGCTGTGGAGACCTTGGCCATGAGCGAAGGACTCCACAGTCATGCCAATTCGGTACGGATCCGTCTTCAGTAA